One segment of Megachile rotundata isolate GNS110a chromosome 6, iyMegRotu1, whole genome shotgun sequence DNA contains the following:
- the Ns2 gene encoding nucleostemin 2, translating into MAKSRATTKAPRKEGFNRSGHSMNPERPTEGLKGVAKVRSKATIKRLQMYRNQKPKRDRTGKIISPAPFQGWQPSGTMSRIEPSHRWFGNSRVISQNALQKFQDELGKAMKDPYNVIMKPTQMPVTLLQQKAMNARVHLLDTESFESVFGPKKLRKKPNLTIASYNELQKLAEEKEETYNMEKDTKDIDLVRPDTGIKDMQREWIMSAGQSKRIWNELYKVIDSSDVILQVLDARDPLGTRSPPVEKYLKTEKPHKHLMFILNKVDLVPNWVTQRWVAILSAEYPTVAFHASMTHPFGKGSLINLLRQFAKLHMDKKQISVGFIGYPNTGKSSVINTLRSKKVCKVAPIAGETKVWQYITLMRRIYLIDCPGVVYPSAETDAEKVLKGVVRVELVKNPEDYIEEVLSRVKPDYIRKTYKIMEWNDHIDFLEKLARRTGKLLKKGEPDITIVSRMVLNDWQRGKLPFYVSPPGFEVPLTKTTVNESSTENNNIEQENETETNENETVLNKEVPKPELSVIQDFRKIRVGLPYSGDDIQNELQIEDNKSMSNSIEINSISSDLDDNDISEIQDEANVNFKETLSTENNECNKNDKENDEYSNDKTHLPQEKDTLMQNAYDVIEEEYDSSDSEMLDKNAVSSSGKFKISSTSNEVEHMTEKVGKKLTSKQRRALERASKRKKIGSNFYEITNVKNRNRNRRVPKIKRK; encoded by the coding sequence ATGGCAAAGTCAAGAGCTACAACTAAAGCTCCTCGTAAAGAGGGATTTAATCGTTCTGGGCATAGCATGAATCCTGAGCGCCCTACAGAAGGATTAAAAGGTGTAGCTAAAGTTCGGAGCAAAGCAACAATCAAGAGATTACAAATGTATCGTAATCAAAAACCAAAACGTGATCGTACGGGTAAAATAATTAGCCCAGCACCATTCCAAGGTTGGCAACCATCTGGTACTATGTCTCGCATAGAACCTTCGCATAGATGGTTTGGTAATTCCAGAGTCATTTCCCAGAATgctttgcaaaaatttcaagatgaaTTAGGGAAAGCCATGAAAGATCCATATAATGTTATTATGAAACCTACACAAATGCCAGTAACTTTACTTCAGCAAAAAGCTATGAATGCAAGAGTACACTTACTGGATACAGAAAGTTTTGAAAGTGTATTTGGTCCAAAAAAGTTACGTAAAAAACCAAACTTAACGATAGCTTCATATaatgaattacaaaaattagcagaagaaaaggaagaaacatATAACATGGAAAAAGATACAAAAGACATTGATCTTGTTCGACCAGATACAGGTATAAAAGATATGCAGAGAGAATGGATCATGTCAGCAGGACAAAGTAAAAGAATTTGGAATGAATTATATAAAGTTATAGATTCTTCTGATGTTATTTTACAAGTATTGGATGCCAGAGATCCTTTGGGCACAAGATCTCCACCAGTAGAGAAATATTTAAAGACAGAAAAACCTCATAAACatttaatgtttattttaaataaggtGGATCTTGTTCCAAATTGGGTCACGCAAAGATGGGTTGCAATTTTAAGTGCAGAATATCCAACAGTAGCATTTCATGCTTCAATGACGCATCCATTTGGAAAAGGTtccttaataaatttattacgtCAATTTGCGAAATTACATATGGATAAAAAACAAATCAGTGTAGGTTTTATAGGATATCCTAATACAGGGAAAAGTTCTGTTATAAATACTTTGAGATCGAAAAAAGTATGCAAAGTTGCGCCGATTGCCGGTGAAACAAAAGTATGGCAATATATTACTTTAATGCGCCGTATTTACTTAATAGACTGTCCAGGAGTAGTTTATCCATCAGCGGAAACTGATGcagaaaaagttttgaaaggtGTAGTTAGGGTAGAACTTGTAAAAAACCCTGAGGATTATATTGAAGAAGTATTGTCACGAGTAAAACCAGATTATATTCGCAAAACTTATAAAATCATGGAATGGAATGATCACATTGATTTTTTGGAGAAGTTGGCACGTAGAACTGGAAAATTATTGAAGAAAGGAGAACCAGATATCACCATTGTGTCACGAATGGTATTGAATGATTGGCAACGTGGTAAGCTACCATTTTATGTCTCTCCGCCTGGTTTTGAAGTACCACTAACAAAAACAACAGTGAATGAATCATccactgaaaataataatattgaacaAGAAAATGAAACTGAAACAAACGAAAATGAAACTGTACTAAATAAAGAAGTACCAAAACCTGAATTATCTGTAATACAAGATTTTCGAAAAATAAGAGTTGGTTTACCATATTCTGGTGATGATATTCAAAATGAATTACAGATTGAAGACAATAAATCTATGAGTAACtcaattgaaattaattctatttCATCAGACTTGGATGATAATGATATTAGTGAAATTCAAGATGAagcaaatgtaaattttaaagaaacatTGTCAACAGAAAATAATGaatgcaataaaaatgataaggaAAATGACGAATATTCTAATGATAAAACTCATCTTCCACAAGAAAAAGATACTTTAATGCAAAATGCATATGATGTAATAGAAGAAGAATATGATTCTAGTGATAGTGAAATGTTGGATAAAAATGCTGTATCTAGTAGtggtaaattcaaaatttcttctacATCTAATGAAGTGGAACATATGACAGAAAAAGTTggaaaaaaattaacaagtaaACAAAGGCGAGCTCTAGAAAGAGCTAGTAAAAGGAAGAAAATTGGtagcaatttttatgaaattactaATGTGAAGAATAGGAACAGGAACAGAAGAGTTCctaaaattaaacgaaaatag
- the Impbeta11 gene encoding importin beta11 isoform X1, with the protein MDVVVIQVLEQAGNQDPNIFKPAEQTLKQWETERGFYTTLYNVFSNHSLNVNIRWMAILCFKNGVDRYWRKNAPNAIAEDEKEFLRQRLIENFEEPVNQLAVQLAALIAKIARYDCPREWGTLIPRLLDVIREQNPLAQHRALLTLHHVIKSLASKCLLGDKKLFQELTVNMFNFILNLWNTYTESFLILASNEADTRQIQEALEKALLLLKILRKLVINGFSSPAESQDAMLFLGIVFDRARTCIECRKTLISRGIQMEVCDKFIIHLTKVLLGVLEIHPYSYIELIPKSLEFSVFYCFTEAGQALTFERFLIQCLNLMKGILSSTCNKPLKIMEETLRRPVKQLREEFFTPETLTEICSRLVTHYFLLTPANLELWDTDPENFVVDDGGESWKYNLRSCTESLFVTIFHGFRDVLVSVLVELMQRHHQPVDPNDLHAILLKDAVYNAVGLAAFDLYDEVNFDQWFSTTLKEELKIQSNNYRIIRRRICWLIGRWTNVKLSAELRPEVYKLMLEVLSPKEDLGVRLVASETLKLVIDDFQFNPEEFSPYFGTAFSLLFSLLKEVKECENKMHVLYVLSFMIEHAGNELNPHIGALSSYLPTLWQQSEEHNMLRCAIISTLIYLEKALGPESLQPLVVDVVALSCDVTQESHVYLLEDGLRLWLALLENTPVSTPAIMDLSKNLPALLEQSFENFDLCSHIVQAYVILDPQEFLRQRGAIIIETFRSLLGDMGTDEIFTTMTVFETCLCALHRQGAELIKPVLIHVFENVYNGEDPDKSLKSIIMYLSIMARILWLYKDIFIQVINELTKKMGGNETTETVVLGQIIRVWVTNMPCVFLPERRKLLALALCSLLGANSPPSVLQNFPLIISNIVETLNDMTEIDNDVYNIQNAIDCLSIAGKRSPSSSYEDEDHGNKHEQRQRRLDFSDPLTRASLRATLENQLLTLRSLVGVNQFEQLMSTINPEINEELKRFVSL; encoded by the exons ATGGATGTAGTAGTGATACAGGTCCTTGAACAAGCTGGTAATCAAGATCCCAATATTTTTAAACCAGCTGAACAAACGTTAAAACAATGGGAAACCGAAAGAGGATTTTATACTACATTATAT AATGTATTTTCTAATCATTCCTTGAATGTTAATATCAGATGGATGgcaattttatgttttaaaaatgGTGTCGATAGGTATTGGAGGAAAAATGCACCAAA TGCAATTGCGGAAGATGAAAAAGAATTTCTTAGACAAcgtttaatagaaaattttgaagaacCTGTAAATCAATTAGCTGTGCAATTGGCAGCTCTTATCGCTAAAATTGCAAG atatgactGCCCTAGAGAATGGGGTACATTAATTCCAAGATTATTAGATGTCATAAGGGAACAAAATCCCTTAGCACAACATCGAGCATTATTAACATTACATCACGTTATTAAGTCATTAGCCTCTAAATGTTTACTCGGAGACAAGAAACTCTTCCAAGAATTAACTGTTaatatgttcaattttattttgaatttatggaaTACATATACTGAATCTTTTCTTATATTGGCATCGAATGAAGCAGATACAAGGCAGATACAAGAAGCTTTAGAAAAggcattactattattaaaaatacttagGAAACTTGTTATAAATGGATTCAGTTCACCTGCAGAATCTCAAGATGCTATGTTGTTCCTAGGAATTGTTTTTGACCGTGCAAGGACCTGCATTGAATGTA GGAAAACATTAATTTCAAGAGGTATACAAATGGAAGTATGcgataaatttataattcatttaacCAAAGTATTGTTAGGAGTATTAGAGATACATCCATATTCCTATATCGAGTTGATACCAAAATCTTTAGAATTTTctgttttttattgttttactgAAGCTGGTCAAGCTTTAACATTTGAAAGATTCCTTATACAATGTTTGAATCTAATGAAAGGCATTCTATCATCAACATGCAACAAGCCACTTAAAATTATGGAAG AAACACTGAGAAGGCCGGTAAAGCAGTTGAGAGAAGAATTTTTTACGCCTGAAACATTAACTGAAATTTGTTCAAGACTTGTAAcacattattttcttttaactcctgctaatttggaattgtgggataCAGATCCAGAGAATTTTG TTGTTGACGATGGTGGTGAATCATGGAAGTACAATTTAAgg tcttGCACGGAGTCCTTGTTTGTAACAATTTTCCATGGCTTTAGAGATGTTCTTGTGTCAGTTTTAGTCGAGTTGATGCAAAGACATCACCAACCTGTAGATCCAAATGATTTGCACGCCATTCTTTTAAAAGATGCAGTATATAATGCAGTTGGTTTGGCTGCTTTTGATTTATATGACGAG GTAAATTTTGATCAGTGGTTTTCAACAACTTTAaaagaagaattgaaaattcaaagTAACAATTACAGAATTATTAGAAGACGTATATGTTGGCTTATTGGTCGGTGGACAA ACGTAAAATTAAGCGCAGAACTTAGACCAGAGGTATATAAACTTATGTTAGAAGTTTTAAGCCCTAAGGAAGATTTAGGTGTCCGTTTAGTAGCAAGTGAAACATTAAAACTTGTAATAGACgattttcaattcaatccagAAGAATTCTCACCTTATTTCGGGACagcattttctttattattctcTCTTTTGAAGGAAGTGAAAGAATGTGAAAATAAA atgCACGTTTTATATGTGTTATCTTTCATGATTGAACATGCTGGTAATGAATTAAATCCCCATATTGGAGCTCTTAGTTCATATCTACCAACTCTTTGGCAGCAATCCGAAGAACATAATATGTTAAGATGTGCTATAATTTCAACGCTTATATATTTAGAGAAG gcGTTAGGTCCTGAAAGTCTACAACCTCTAGTAGTTGATGTTGTTGCGTTAAGTTGTGATGTTACTCAGGAGAGCCATGTTTATTTGCTAGAAGATGGGTTACGGTTATGGTTAGCTCTATTGGAAAATACACCTGTCTCAACACCAGCTATAATGGATTTGAGTAAAAATTTGCCTGCTTTATTAG AacaatcatttgaaaattttgatttatGTTCGCACATAGTCCAAGCATATGTAATATTAGATCCTCAAGAATTTTTAAGACAAAGGGGAGCAATTATAATTGAAACGTTTAGATCACTTTTAGGAGATATGGGAACCGATGAAATATTCACGactatgactgtatttgaaacATGTTTGTGTGCTTTACATCGCCAAGGTGCAGAACTAATAAAGCCCGTTTTAATACATGTATTCGA GAACGTGTATAACGGTGAAGACCCTGATAAAAGTTTAAAATCGATAATAATGTATCTATCTATTATGGCAAGAATTTTATGGCTTTATaaagatatttttatacag gTAATAAATGAATTGACCAAAAAAATGGGTGGAAATGAAACGACAGAAACAGTTGTACTCGGACAAATAATACGTGTGTGGGTTACGAATATGCCATGTGTTTTTCTTCCGGAAAGACGTAAATTGTTAGCTCTTGCACTTTGTTCGCTTCTTGGAGCTAATAGTCCACCTAGCGTTCTCCAGAATTTTCCGCTAATAATATCTAATATTGTTGAAACTCTTAATGACATGACTGAAATTGATAATGATGTTTACAATATCCAAAATGCCATTGA ttGTTTATCGATTGCCGGAAAACGTAGCCCGTCATCTTCATACGAGGACGAAGACCATGGGAATAAACACGAGCAGCGTCAAAGAAGACTTGATTTTAGCGACCCTTTAACCCGTGCATCTTTAAGAGCTACGTTGGAAAATCAG TTACTTACACTACGCAGCTTAGTTGGGGTTAATCAGTTCGAGCAATTAATGTCAACTATTAATCCTGAAATTAATGAAGAACTTAAACGTTTCGTATCTCTGTGA
- the Impbeta11 gene encoding importin beta11 isoform X2: MDVVVIQVLEQAGNQDPNIFKPAEQTLKQWETERGFYTTLYNVFSNHSLNVNIRWMAILCFKNGVDRYWRKNAPNAIAEDEKEFLRQRLIENFEEPVNQLAVQLAALIAKIARYDCPREWGTLIPRLLDVIREQNPLAQHRALLTLHHVIKSLASKCLLGDKKLFQELTVNMFNFILNLWNTYTESFLILASNEADTRQIQEALEKALLLLKILRKLVINGFSSPAESQDAMLFLGIVFDRARTCIECRKTLISRGIQMEVCDKFIIHLTKVLLGVLEIHPYSYIELIPKSLEFSVFYCFTEAGQALTFERFLIQCLNLMKGILSSTCNKPLKIMEETLRRPVKQLREEFFTPETLTEICSRLVTHYFLLTPANLELWDTDPENFVVDDGGESWKYNLRSCTESLFVTIFHGFRDVLVSVLVELMQRHHQPVDPNDLHAILLKDAVYNAVGLAAFDLYDEVNFDQWFSTTLKEELKIQSNNYRIIRRRICWLIGRWTNVKLSAELRPEVYKLMLEVLSPKEDLGVRLVASETLKLVIDDFQFNPEEFSPYFGTAFSLLFSLLKEVKECENKMHVLYVLSFMIEHAGNELNPHIGALSSYLPTLWQQSEEHNMLRCAIISTLIYLEKALGPESLQPLVVDVVALSCDVTQESHVYLLEDGLRLWLALLENTPVSTPAIMDLSKNLPALLEQSFENFDLCSHIVQAYVILDPQEFLRQRGAIIIETFRSLLGDMGTDEIFTTMTVFETCLCALHRQGAELIKPVLIHVFENVYNGEDPDKSLKSIIMYLSIMARILWLYKDIFIQVINELTKKMGGNETTETVVLGQIIRVWVTNMPCVFLPERRKLLALALCSLLGANSPPSVLQNFPLIISNIVETLNDMTEIDNDVYNIQNAIDPSSSYEDEDHGNKHEQRQRRLDFSDPLTRASLRATLENQLLTLRSLVGVNQFEQLMSTINPEINEELKRFVSL; this comes from the exons ATGGATGTAGTAGTGATACAGGTCCTTGAACAAGCTGGTAATCAAGATCCCAATATTTTTAAACCAGCTGAACAAACGTTAAAACAATGGGAAACCGAAAGAGGATTTTATACTACATTATAT AATGTATTTTCTAATCATTCCTTGAATGTTAATATCAGATGGATGgcaattttatgttttaaaaatgGTGTCGATAGGTATTGGAGGAAAAATGCACCAAA TGCAATTGCGGAAGATGAAAAAGAATTTCTTAGACAAcgtttaatagaaaattttgaagaacCTGTAAATCAATTAGCTGTGCAATTGGCAGCTCTTATCGCTAAAATTGCAAG atatgactGCCCTAGAGAATGGGGTACATTAATTCCAAGATTATTAGATGTCATAAGGGAACAAAATCCCTTAGCACAACATCGAGCATTATTAACATTACATCACGTTATTAAGTCATTAGCCTCTAAATGTTTACTCGGAGACAAGAAACTCTTCCAAGAATTAACTGTTaatatgttcaattttattttgaatttatggaaTACATATACTGAATCTTTTCTTATATTGGCATCGAATGAAGCAGATACAAGGCAGATACAAGAAGCTTTAGAAAAggcattactattattaaaaatacttagGAAACTTGTTATAAATGGATTCAGTTCACCTGCAGAATCTCAAGATGCTATGTTGTTCCTAGGAATTGTTTTTGACCGTGCAAGGACCTGCATTGAATGTA GGAAAACATTAATTTCAAGAGGTATACAAATGGAAGTATGcgataaatttataattcatttaacCAAAGTATTGTTAGGAGTATTAGAGATACATCCATATTCCTATATCGAGTTGATACCAAAATCTTTAGAATTTTctgttttttattgttttactgAAGCTGGTCAAGCTTTAACATTTGAAAGATTCCTTATACAATGTTTGAATCTAATGAAAGGCATTCTATCATCAACATGCAACAAGCCACTTAAAATTATGGAAG AAACACTGAGAAGGCCGGTAAAGCAGTTGAGAGAAGAATTTTTTACGCCTGAAACATTAACTGAAATTTGTTCAAGACTTGTAAcacattattttcttttaactcctgctaatttggaattgtgggataCAGATCCAGAGAATTTTG TTGTTGACGATGGTGGTGAATCATGGAAGTACAATTTAAgg tcttGCACGGAGTCCTTGTTTGTAACAATTTTCCATGGCTTTAGAGATGTTCTTGTGTCAGTTTTAGTCGAGTTGATGCAAAGACATCACCAACCTGTAGATCCAAATGATTTGCACGCCATTCTTTTAAAAGATGCAGTATATAATGCAGTTGGTTTGGCTGCTTTTGATTTATATGACGAG GTAAATTTTGATCAGTGGTTTTCAACAACTTTAaaagaagaattgaaaattcaaagTAACAATTACAGAATTATTAGAAGACGTATATGTTGGCTTATTGGTCGGTGGACAA ACGTAAAATTAAGCGCAGAACTTAGACCAGAGGTATATAAACTTATGTTAGAAGTTTTAAGCCCTAAGGAAGATTTAGGTGTCCGTTTAGTAGCAAGTGAAACATTAAAACTTGTAATAGACgattttcaattcaatccagAAGAATTCTCACCTTATTTCGGGACagcattttctttattattctcTCTTTTGAAGGAAGTGAAAGAATGTGAAAATAAA atgCACGTTTTATATGTGTTATCTTTCATGATTGAACATGCTGGTAATGAATTAAATCCCCATATTGGAGCTCTTAGTTCATATCTACCAACTCTTTGGCAGCAATCCGAAGAACATAATATGTTAAGATGTGCTATAATTTCAACGCTTATATATTTAGAGAAG gcGTTAGGTCCTGAAAGTCTACAACCTCTAGTAGTTGATGTTGTTGCGTTAAGTTGTGATGTTACTCAGGAGAGCCATGTTTATTTGCTAGAAGATGGGTTACGGTTATGGTTAGCTCTATTGGAAAATACACCTGTCTCAACACCAGCTATAATGGATTTGAGTAAAAATTTGCCTGCTTTATTAG AacaatcatttgaaaattttgatttatGTTCGCACATAGTCCAAGCATATGTAATATTAGATCCTCAAGAATTTTTAAGACAAAGGGGAGCAATTATAATTGAAACGTTTAGATCACTTTTAGGAGATATGGGAACCGATGAAATATTCACGactatgactgtatttgaaacATGTTTGTGTGCTTTACATCGCCAAGGTGCAGAACTAATAAAGCCCGTTTTAATACATGTATTCGA GAACGTGTATAACGGTGAAGACCCTGATAAAAGTTTAAAATCGATAATAATGTATCTATCTATTATGGCAAGAATTTTATGGCTTTATaaagatatttttatacag gTAATAAATGAATTGACCAAAAAAATGGGTGGAAATGAAACGACAGAAACAGTTGTACTCGGACAAATAATACGTGTGTGGGTTACGAATATGCCATGTGTTTTTCTTCCGGAAAGACGTAAATTGTTAGCTCTTGCACTTTGTTCGCTTCTTGGAGCTAATAGTCCACCTAGCGTTCTCCAGAATTTTCCGCTAATAATATCTAATATTGTTGAAACTCTTAATGACATGACTGAAATTGATAATGATGTTTACAATATCCAAAATGCCATTGA CCCGTCATCTTCATACGAGGACGAAGACCATGGGAATAAACACGAGCAGCGTCAAAGAAGACTTGATTTTAGCGACCCTTTAACCCGTGCATCTTTAAGAGCTACGTTGGAAAATCAG TTACTTACACTACGCAGCTTAGTTGGGGTTAATCAGTTCGAGCAATTAATGTCAACTATTAATCCTGAAATTAATGAAGAACTTAAACGTTTCGTATCTCTGTGA
- the RpS6 gene encoding ribosomal protein S6, translating into MKLNVSYPATGCQKLFEISDEHKLRIFYEKRMGAEVEADALGNEWKGYVVRISGGNDKQGFPMKQGVLTNGRVRLLLSKGHSCYRPRRDGERKRKSVRGCIVDSNLSVLALVIVKKGEKEIPGLTDTNVPRRLGPKRASRIRKLFNLSKEDDVRQFVVKRPVQKEGKKERFKAPKIQRLITPLTLQRKRHRVALKRRRSLARKQQAADYAKLLAQRQKEAKNRRQEELKRRRSASMRDSKSSSQSAPTTQK; encoded by the exons ATGAAG CTGAACGTATCGTATCCCGCTACGGGCTGTCAAAAGctctttgaaatttcagatgAACATAAACtcagaattttttatgaaaagcGCATGGGTGCTGAAGTAGAAGCTGATGCATTAGGTAATGAATGGAAGGGATACGTTGTTCGCATCTCTGGGGGAAATGATAAACAAGGGTTTCCTATGAAACAAGGTGTTCTAACAAATG gTCGTGTACGTTTGTTACTCTCGAAGGGACACTCATGCTATAGACCTAGACGTGACGGTGAACGTAAACGTAAATCCGTTCGTGGATGCATTGTTGACTCCAATCTCTCTGTACTTGCTCTTGTCATAGTCAAAAAAGGAGAGAAG GAAATTCCAGGTTTAACCGATACGAATGTGCCGCGACGTTTGGGACCTAAAAGAGCAAGTAGAATTCGTAAGCTCTTCAATTTATCTAAAGAAGACGATGTCCGTCAGTTCGTTGTAAAACGACCAGTTCAAAAAGAAGGCAAGAAGGAACGTTTTAAGGCTCCGAAAATTCAGCGCCTTATTACTCCACTTACTCTGCAg aggAAACGTCACAGAGTGGCTTTGAAGAGAAGACGCAGTTTGGCTCGTAAGCAACAAGCAGCAGATTACGCGAAACTGTTAGCACAAAGGCAGAAAGAAGCAAAGAATAGACGTCAAGAAGAATTGAAGCGAAGACGTAGTGCTTCTATGAGAGATTCAAAATCATCCAGTCAGTCTGCACCTACTACACAAAAGTAA